A region from the Lentimonas sp. CC4 genome encodes:
- a CDS encoding SDR family NAD(P)-dependent oxidoreductase: MNLGINGKKALVTGGTRGIGEAVARELLAEGVSVTITGQSEREGWWSQEANCSLIACDFSNSVQLEVFCEDIRSGQFDILVNNSGAFYSAVLSEIDVAEWDKVMAVNLTAPMLLMKAVCDVMGQRGWGRIVNVGSIAGIVSRSSLATYSASKAGLAGLTRAAALDLAAQGVLVNYVCPAYTETDMLASLDEDSRNALLDRVPLGRFSQPVDIAAAVLFLASDRNQFITGQSLVIDGGVIIQ; encoded by the coding sequence ATGAATCTAGGGATTAATGGGAAAAAAGCACTCGTAACCGGTGGAACTCGTGGAATTGGTGAAGCCGTCGCCCGCGAACTCTTGGCTGAGGGGGTATCGGTTACGATCACGGGACAGTCCGAGCGCGAAGGCTGGTGGTCTCAGGAAGCAAATTGTTCGCTGATCGCTTGTGACTTTTCGAATTCAGTCCAATTGGAGGTTTTTTGTGAAGATATCCGCTCTGGGCAGTTTGATATTCTCGTGAATAATTCAGGGGCCTTCTATTCGGCGGTGCTGAGTGAGATTGATGTCGCGGAATGGGATAAGGTCATGGCTGTCAACTTGACGGCTCCAATGTTACTGATGAAGGCCGTTTGCGATGTGATGGGACAACGCGGGTGGGGGCGTATTGTGAATGTCGGATCGATTGCGGGGATTGTCTCGCGTTCATCACTGGCCACTTATTCGGCCTCGAAGGCGGGACTTGCTGGATTGACACGTGCAGCAGCCTTAGACCTAGCCGCTCAAGGTGTTTTGGTGAACTACGTCTGCCCTGCTTACACCGAAACGGACATGCTCGCGAGCTTGGACGAGGACTCTAGAAATGCACTGCTCGATCGGGTGCCCTTGGGGCGATTTTCCCAGCCGGTGGATATTGCAGCTGCAGTATTATTTCTCGCTTCAGATAGAAACCAGTTTATCACCGGTCAGTCTCTGGTAATTGATGGTGGTGTAATTATTCAATAA
- a CDS encoding 3-dehydroquinate synthase — protein sequence MSEELKIKSVFREYTVEFTSDYLSALKGLATAGDFFIVDRVIAELHPEILEIAGEQVWLLDSMESAKSYEGVIPLFERLIEGGFRKNHRLFAFGGGITQDVTAYIASLLYRGIDWFFFPTNMLTQCDSCIGSKTSINFRQYKNMLGGFYPPAGIVIDTGFVKSLGDREIASGLGEMLHYMMVQSEEDLALFMAEAPALRAGEGRLEVLMHRSLAIKKAMIEIDEFDKGPRCVFNYGHSFGHALESAVGYALPHGIAVAYGIDLANLVSESFGLITMEDRNRYRKACEIVFDGHPVPEVNIDKYLSAIRKDKKNVGTQLGLILTRGAGDMFKRLSDLDGRLETLIAKFFADKLYMKDL from the coding sequence ATGTCTGAGGAATTAAAAATTAAATCCGTGTTTCGCGAATATACTGTGGAGTTCACCTCTGACTATTTGAGTGCTTTGAAGGGGCTCGCTACAGCGGGGGATTTCTTCATCGTTGATCGCGTTATCGCAGAGCTCCATCCGGAAATTTTAGAAATAGCTGGAGAGCAGGTATGGCTTCTGGATTCTATGGAAAGTGCCAAGAGCTATGAGGGGGTGATTCCTCTTTTTGAACGATTAATTGAGGGAGGTTTTCGTAAAAATCACCGATTGTTCGCTTTTGGAGGCGGGATTACGCAAGATGTGACGGCATACATTGCCTCGCTCCTGTATCGTGGGATTGATTGGTTCTTCTTCCCTACGAATATGCTGACACAGTGCGACTCCTGCATTGGAAGTAAGACGTCGATTAATTTTCGCCAATACAAGAACATGCTCGGTGGCTTTTACCCGCCGGCGGGCATCGTGATTGATACGGGCTTCGTCAAAAGTCTGGGAGACCGTGAGATTGCCTCAGGTTTGGGGGAGATGCTCCACTACATGATGGTTCAGTCGGAAGAAGATTTGGCGTTGTTTATGGCAGAGGCTCCTGCGCTGCGTGCCGGTGAGGGGCGACTTGAAGTTTTGATGCATCGGAGTCTGGCAATTAAAAAGGCAATGATTGAGATTGATGAGTTTGATAAGGGGCCTCGCTGTGTCTTCAATTACGGGCATTCATTTGGTCACGCTTTGGAATCTGCGGTGGGGTATGCGCTCCCACATGGCATTGCCGTCGCTTATGGTATCGATTTGGCGAACTTGGTGTCCGAGTCCTTTGGTTTGATCACCATGGAAGACCGGAATCGCTATCGTAAAGCCTGTGAAATCGTATTCGATGGGCATCCTGTTCCCGAGGTGAACATCGATAAATACCTAAGTGCGATACGAAAGGACAAAAAGAACGTAGGCACACAACTGGGACTTATTCTTACGCGCGGAGCGGGGGATATGTTCAAGCGATTGAGTGATCTGGATGGTCGGCTTGAAACATTAATAGCGAAATTTTTCGCTGATAAACTCTACATGAAAGATCTATGA
- a CDS encoding SDR family NAD(P)-dependent oxidoreductase, whose product MKPKVLVTGATRGIGRAIAARLLKDGYAVYGTGTNRSAARCADLPDLVGVSWLDVDFSDRASVRVFLTALAGLGPFDGLVNNAGVNRIKPLDEVDEADYDFVHDTNLRSPYLVCREVIKGMEQIGGGRIVNIASIWSVITKAHRSLYSSAKTGLVGLTRALAVEAGPKGVLVNTVSPGFVMTDMTRESLSEAEIAALEAQVPMRKMAAPEDIADVVRFLLSQENRYLTGQNIIVDGGFTNV is encoded by the coding sequence ATGAAACCAAAAGTATTAGTTACCGGGGCGACCCGTGGGATTGGTCGTGCAATTGCTGCGCGGCTGCTTAAAGACGGTTATGCTGTTTATGGCACCGGCACGAATCGTTCTGCAGCACGCTGTGCGGACTTGCCTGATTTGGTTGGTGTCTCATGGCTGGATGTCGATTTTTCAGATCGTGCATCCGTTCGTGTATTTTTAACCGCACTTGCCGGGTTAGGTCCTTTTGATGGACTGGTGAATAATGCCGGCGTGAACCGGATTAAGCCATTGGATGAGGTGGACGAGGCAGATTATGATTTTGTTCATGATACGAATCTGCGTTCGCCGTATTTGGTGTGTCGCGAAGTGATCAAAGGAATGGAGCAGATTGGTGGCGGGCGTATTGTAAACATTGCCTCGATCTGGAGTGTCATTACTAAGGCGCACCGTTCGCTTTATTCCAGTGCCAAAACCGGACTGGTTGGTTTGACTCGTGCACTTGCAGTGGAGGCGGGCCCAAAAGGTGTTTTGGTAAACACGGTATCGCCTGGGTTTGTGATGACGGATATGACGCGTGAATCACTTTCAGAGGCAGAGATTGCCGCTCTTGAGGCGCAAGTGCCGATGCGTAAAATGGCTGCGCCCGAAGACATCGCGGACGTTGTTCGTTTCCTTTTAAGTCAAGAGAATCGCTATCTGACTGGTCAAAATATTATTGTTGATGGAGGATTTACCAATGTCTGA
- a CDS encoding SIS domain-containing protein, translating into MGSYYKNYLNAHDSALAGLEITDRGGAVIDHDLGFDKLCELSGQIRDAGRNKYLVGNGASAAFANHMALDWTKNGGVPTHSFSDSALLTALGNDLGYEEAFSAPLSWYAKSGDLLITISSSGNSPNIVKTIEAARAKGMGVVTFSGLKPDNQSRQMGDINLYVPAKTYGIVECAHQVLLHVWLDKFMGVTEWDREGFQNMQKDAFSL; encoded by the coding sequence ATGGGAAGTTATTACAAAAATTACCTCAACGCACATGATTCGGCCTTAGCTGGATTAGAAATTACTGACCGAGGTGGTGCAGTTATCGATCACGACCTGGGCTTTGATAAGCTATGCGAATTGTCAGGTCAGATTCGTGATGCGGGTCGTAATAAATATTTGGTTGGCAATGGTGCCAGTGCGGCGTTTGCGAATCATATGGCGCTAGATTGGACGAAGAATGGTGGCGTGCCGACGCACTCGTTCAGCGATTCAGCGCTGTTGACGGCTCTCGGCAATGATCTTGGTTATGAAGAGGCTTTTTCGGCTCCTTTGAGTTGGTATGCGAAGAGTGGTGATTTGCTGATTACTATCAGCAGCTCCGGTAATTCTCCTAATATCGTGAAGACGATTGAAGCCGCGCGTGCGAAGGGAATGGGCGTGGTGACGTTTTCTGGACTGAAACCGGACAATCAGTCGCGCCAAATGGGTGACATCAACCTTTACGTCCCTGCCAAGACTTACGGTATTGTTGAGTGCGCGCACCAGGTATTGTTGCACGTTTGGCTCGATAAGTTCATGGGTGTTACTGAGTGGGATCGTGAAGGCTTTCAGAACATGCAGAAGGACGCTTTTTCACTTTAG
- a CDS encoding glycosyltransferase family 4 protein: MKQHLLGKTGWSNIARNDHFFRALDTELPKHQLDGVVAFNRIPKSDIYFAADPCYVERVKNKPFWYKCRLRHRYYKALEHTIFGSDTAPETLVLTDREIAAFNQHYGVSPEKFHLLTPGVEKNTSSTATAHSNRTALRTELGAAEDTVVALFVGSGYRIKGLDRALRALAANQSSAANLEFWIVGNGSASRFAALTKQAGITVRFLGGRADVNRFYDAADFLLHPAYSESAGKVLLEALTHGLPVLTTDTCGYAPHILKAEAGAVIPSPFTPEALNTTLKAFIQNTAERERMSQNALAYCAKEDLYSCHQAAAKMIENILSKKT, translated from the coding sequence GTGAAGCAACATCTCCTCGGAAAAACTGGCTGGAGTAATATAGCGCGCAATGATCACTTCTTTAGAGCACTCGACACCGAGCTGCCGAAGCACCAACTCGATGGCGTCGTGGCCTTTAATCGCATCCCGAAGTCCGACATCTATTTCGCAGCCGACCCGTGCTACGTCGAACGCGTTAAGAACAAGCCCTTTTGGTATAAGTGCCGCCTACGGCACCGCTACTACAAAGCCCTAGAACACACAATCTTCGGCAGTGATACCGCACCCGAAACACTCGTGCTCACCGACCGTGAAATCGCAGCCTTCAACCAGCACTACGGCGTCAGCCCAGAGAAATTTCATTTGCTCACACCAGGGGTCGAAAAAAATACGAGCAGCACAGCGACCGCACACAGCAACCGCACGGCACTACGCACTGAGCTCGGAGCCGCTGAAGATACCGTCGTCGCACTCTTTGTCGGCTCTGGCTATCGCATCAAAGGCCTCGATCGCGCGCTTCGTGCGCTTGCGGCGAATCAATCCTCTGCGGCCAACCTTGAATTCTGGATCGTCGGCAATGGCAGCGCGTCACGCTTCGCAGCACTCACCAAACAAGCAGGGATCACCGTGCGTTTCCTCGGCGGCCGCGCCGATGTGAATCGCTTTTACGATGCCGCCGACTTCCTGCTTCACCCCGCCTATAGCGAATCAGCTGGCAAAGTGCTTTTGGAAGCGCTCACACATGGCTTGCCCGTGCTGACCACCGACACCTGCGGCTACGCACCACACATCCTAAAGGCCGAGGCTGGTGCAGTGATCCCCTCCCCGTTTACTCCAGAGGCACTCAACACCACACTGAAAGCGTTCATCCAGAATACAGCTGAAAGAGAGCGCATGAGCCAAAACGCACTGGCCTATTGTGCGAAGGAAGATTTATACAGCTGTCATCAAGCCGCAGCGAAGATGATTGAGAACATCCTGAGCAAAAAAACCTAG